In a genomic window of Hippoglossus stenolepis isolate QCI-W04-F060 chromosome 17, HSTE1.2, whole genome shotgun sequence:
- the ahdc1 gene encoding AT-hook DNA-binding motif-containing protein 1, with translation MSGLSDHLFSGQSGAPVGCGGNQAEEKGCVGGLEELEGPELWTRELGFQAEFQDPSNNGLAPVTSDHFPASPASALANGLHLQRRLGLNTCRRRQTQTQTAAETHAFAETFKDMQTHIDPDMHAQMDNCGHMDVNAHTGSVGPEHSRTLTPEAIHTNSPQPLSLALGNHPASTNQLAAPVLKAEKDIPSTFFPIGPNQTPGSSPLPVEAEKKYALRSSGRPRFPCHLRKSSRLRRSMEDGEKRAVKERGGEEELDALEEKIWRVKEEEVAVRKKEEPSPAVLRAAVLPAAPCPTDIALALTVAKPAPKAIHKPGPRLGHKPGPKSRSRPAPKSVQKAAPKSVMKQRQAAQSIARRVTPHHPFMNTSTIAASLLAVKEEPVTQLGVCPPNNRKCKRFVGVRKIVVKVARIPVSLSRRQKSYKISNLETFTGTEKGNNGSLEGSEAVREPTALLRMKNNGKSVMVMFPPGELPVILKRRRGRPPKQALPVIPGEPPNAGSASGNGDQPKKPRRRRRTKLPSPYPSYVNDTNDVKTEYGDVLSKLAFLNRQPPATGRCSPPRCWTPSEPESFHVPLENPGISTLIHRLTGYRRPRGGRGGGAGRGGGAAGGIGGTEHNKSTFSDFFESIGKKRKLSPMSEHGLPRKRGKGGVGRGGGVVGTEPGVEKVVKKKRIRKNGASKGEGVFMGQDWPNGAGGWGEEGCLEKEKGLGGFQLCGSPRGGFSSCEVGRGGAYSSPGGSRGVGPAGEDSQSLFAGYFRSLLDSDDSSDLLDISSQSNARKTSSTPGYEPSSPAPSHSWAPAFSKWCSKGASSGVEGSAQTHCSSARPPYSYSSLAQTSPTTSTYPKSNPPSLSHSPSSPHPASYGHYSSGYSSSSPAVSQRSSDCSFAYGSGHSSGKATPVGQIGYSNYQAAAKRGFCGYPAAGHSSMVRGETTGPTSPGGGYMSVARGSPFSSSQQYSSNQWSYRQGYGGWSTDGFGPQYHGYGEYGSNESKDILDISNYTPQKAKRQPFPESLSESSSDSLHLGSAATGIAPSSAGGTFKLTEAVSVSGEGGPSSLSSLEKLMMDWHEGASGPSYNWSQNVLFQGGGNSKPGRGRRKRTEPQSEKDGVSTLHSDSQSSPSPTPIPGPKRGGVGGRGRGSRGGRGGLSPCQRERPKGRGKASSTCGAGGVVSAGGTEGSGLFQEVLDYYSGDSSSLSPLATPNPAPPSSYLQDPCEYPSPYSAHPSTPSSEERYPALYPGESSSSLSPGVSSPPYPPKPTPPPPQSYHPVPSRTFSPSCSPSPRVTSHCSTALSPSHRPAPKDPQFSQYDSPSYCSSPYWYGQTSHSGSPSPHSHSTHSNTAVHAHSNPHTSPHGNAHGNPLASPNANTHTHIIQTPHDTHHHNTQPLANLSSHTNTHPTSHLQSSPLTHSNPHTNNQTHHNAHTNPSTHLPSHTHSNPSPSLLSHSTPLLYEERSPPSAMSAHKRDLTPHPMSTGHRQGPLPHSSYLKPPLDSSPHQEDTSGFSLSHQSYQGMGHRYPSQVAQGGGVLCQLLDPANDESFSVTSL, from the exons ATGAGTGGCTTGTCAGATCACCTATTTTCAGGCCAGTCTGGGGCACCAGTGGGCTGTGGTGGAAATCAGGCAGAGGAAAAAGGGTGCGTGGGAgggctggaggagctggaaggGCCTGAGCTCTGGACCAGGGAGCTTGGGTTCCAGGCGGAGTTCCAGGACCCTTCCAACAATGGACTGGCCCCGGTGACCTCTGACCACTTTCCCGCCTCCCCAGCCTCTGCCCTGGCCAACGGCCTCCACCTACAGAGAAGGCTGGGGCTGAACACCTGTCGGCGGAGGCAGACGCAGACTCAGACCGCTGCTGAGACACACGCATTTGCAGAGACATTTAAAGACATGCAGACGCACATAGACCCAGATATGCATGCACAGATGGATAATTGTGGACACATGGATGTCAATGCACATACGGGTTCTGTTGGGCCTGAGCACTCCAGAACTCTCACACCAGAGGccatacacacaaactcacctCAACCCCTGTCTTTGGCGCTTGGCAATCATCCTGCCTCCACCAATCAGCTGGCAGCCCCAGTCCTCAAGGCAGAGAAAGACATTCCCTCAACCTTTTTCCCTATCGGCCCAAACCAAACCCccggctcctctcctcttcctgtggAGGCGGAGAAGAAGTATGCACTCCGCAGCTCTGGACGTCCTCGCTTCCCCTGTCACCTGCGCAAATCCTCCCGCCTCCGCCGAAGCATGGAGGACGGGGAGAAGAGGGCAgtgaaggagaggggaggagaggaggagttgGATGCATTAGAGGAAAAGATCTGGAGGGttaaagaagaggaggtggcTGTTCGCAAGAAGGAAGAGCCTTCGCCTGCTGTTCTTCGGGCAGCTGTTTTACCCGCAGCCCCCTGTCCTACAGATATCGCTCTCGCTCTTACTGTAGCCAAACCTGCTCCTAAAGCTATACACAAACCTGGGCCCAGACTTGGACATAAACCTGGACCTAAATCAAGGTCTAGGCCTGCACCAAAATCTGTCCAAAAAGCAGCTCCTAAAAGCGTCATGAAACAGCGGCAGGCAGCACAGTCCATTGCTCGTCGTGTCACCCCTCACCACCCATTTATGAACACATCCACCATTGCTGCGTCTCTGTTAGCTGTTAAGGAGGAACCTGTTACACAGTTGGGGGTATGTCCTCCTAATAACCGGAAGTGTAAACGATTTGTCGGC GTGAGGAAGATTGTCGTCAAGGTGGCTCGCATTCCCGTCAGCCTCAGCCGCCGACAGAAGAGCTACAAGATTTCCAATCTGGAGACATTTACGGGGACAGAGAAAGGCAACAATGGCAGTCTGGAGGGCTCAGAGGCTGTTCGAGAGCCCACCGCACTTCTCCGCATGAAGAACAACGGGAAGAGTGTTATGGTGATGTTCCCTCCTGGAGAGCTGCCTGTTATTCTCAAACGCAGGAGGGGTCGACCGCCCAAACAGGCTCTGCCAGTAATACCGGGAGAGCCTCCAAATGCTGGCAGTGCTAGTGGTAATGGAGACCAGCCCAAAAAGCCCCGGAGGCGTCGTCGGACTAAACTCCCTTCTCCTTATCCATCTTATGTTAATGATACTAATGATGTGAAAACAGAGTACGGGGATGTTCTGTCCAAACTGGCCTTTTTAAACCGCCAGCCCCCTGCCACAGGCCGTTGCTCTCCACCTCGATGCTGGACACCCAGTGAGCCAGAGAGCTTTCATGTGCCCTTGGAAAACCCTGGAATATCCACCCTGATCCACCGCCTCACCGGGTATAGACGCCCGCGGGGTGGCAGAGGAGGTGGCGCTGGAAGAGGTGGCGGAGCAGCAGGGGGTATTGGGGGCACTGAGCACAATAAGAGCACCTTCAGTGACTTCTTTGAATCCATCGGTAAAAAGCGGAAACTGAGCCCCATGTCTGAGCACGGATTACCAAGGAAAAGGGGGAAGGGTGGGGTCGGTAGGGGAGGGGGTGTCGTAGGAACTGAGCCTGGCGTAGAGAAAGTAGTCAAGAAGAAACGTATAAGGAAAAATGGCGCAAGTAAAGGGGAGGGGGTGTTCATGGGGCAGGACTGGCCCAATGGGGCAGGTGGCTGGGGGGAGGAGGGAtgtctggagaaggagaaaggttTGGGTGGGTTTCAGCTCTGTGGATCACCGAGGGGGGGCTTTTCATCCTGTGAGGTAGGAAGGGGGGGTGCCTACAGCAGTCCAGGGGGAAGCAGAGGTGTTGGGCCAGCGGGGGAGGACTCACAAAGCCTGTTTGCTGGATATTTCCGCTCACTGCTGGACTCGGACGATTCATCAGACCTGCTGGACATTTCCTCGCAGTCAAACGCCCGCAAAACTTCATCCACCCCTGGTTATGAGCCATCCAGCCCAGCTCCCAGTCACAGCTGGGCCCCTGCATTTTCCAAGTGGTGTTCCAAGGGTGCCAGTTCTGGGGTGGAGGGTTCAGCGCAAACACATTGCTCCTCAGCCAGGCCTCCATACAGCTACAGCAGCCTGGCCCAAACATCACCCACCACTTCTACCTATCCTAAATCCAACCCCCCATCTCTCTCGCACTCTCCTAGCTCCCCACATCCTGCCTCTTATGGGCACTACTCCTCTggctactcctcctcctctcctgcagtgTCACAGCGATCCTCAGACTGCAGCTTCGCTTACGGGTCCGGACACAGCAGTGGCAAGGCCACCCCTGTCGGCCAGATTGGCTATTCTAACTACCAGGCAGCAGCCAAGCGGGGCTTTTGTGGATATCCTGCAGCAGGTCATTCCTCCATGGTGCGGGGGGAGACCACAGGACCCACATCACCTGGAGGAGGGTACATGTCAGTGGCCAGAGGCAGCCCTTTTAGCTCCTCCCAACAGTACAGCTCCAATCAGTGGAGCTACAG aCAAGGTTACGGCGGCTGGTCAACAGACGGCTTCGGGCCTCAGTATCACGGCTACGGTGAATATGGCTCCAATGAGTCCAAAGACATCCTGGATATCTCGAACTACACCCCCCAGAAAGCCAAGCGACAACCTTTTCCTGAAAGCCTGTCAGAATCCTCCTCTGACTCTTTGCATCTTGGATCTGCAGCCACCGGTATCGCACCGAGCTCCGCTGGCGGCACGTTCAAACTGACTGAGGCAGTCTCTGTTAGCGGAGAAGGGGGTCCGTCGAGTCTGTCCAGCCTGGAGAAGTTGATGATGGATTGGCACGAGGGAGCTTCGGGGCCCTCGTATAACTGGAGCCAGAACGTCCTCTTTCAGGGAGGCGGAAACAGCAAACCTGGCCGCGGCCGCAGGAAACGGACTGAGCCACAATCAGAAAAAGATGGTGTTTCTACTTTACACTCTGATTCCCAATCCAGTCCCTCACCAACACCTATTCCTGGACCTAAGCGAGGAGGTGTAGGTGGGCGGGGCAGAGGGTCCAGAGGTGGTAGAGGGGGGCTGTCTCCATGTCAGAGAGAGCGGCCTAAAGGCAGGGGCAAGGCTTCCTCTACgtgtggagcaggaggagtagTGTCTGCTGGAGGCACAGAGGGGTCTGGGCTGTTCCAGGAGGTGCTGGACTATTACAGTGGTGACAGTAGCAGCCTCTCTCCCCTGGCCACTCCCAATCCCGCACCACCCTCCAGCTACCTCCAGGACCCCTGTGAGTACCCCTCCCCTTATTCTGCTCACCCGTCCACACCTTCCTCTGAGGAGCGATATCCAGCCTTATACCCTGGAGagtcctcttcctccctctcacccgGTGTCTCGTCTCCCCCTTACCCTCCCAagcccacccctcctcctccccagtcTTACCACCCAGTCCCATCCAGGACcttctccccctcctgctccccctCACCACGGGTAACATCCCACTGCAGCACTGCACTGAGTCCTTCTCATCGCCCCGCTCCGAAAGACCCACAGTTCTCCCAGTACGACTCCCCGAGCTACTGCAGCTCCCCCTATTGGTACGGACAGACATCGCACAGTGGAAGCCCCAGCCCACACTCGCAcagcacacactcaaacacagcTGTGCACGCACACAGCAACCCGCATACAAGTCCTCACGGAAACGCACACGGTAATCCACTCGCTAGCCcgaacgcaaacacacacactcatataatCCAGACCCCCCACGACACGCACCATCACAACACTCAGCCGCTCGCGAACCTGAGCTCGCACACCAACACCCATCCCACCTCGCACCTCCAGAGCAGCCCCCTCACTCACTCCAACCCGCACACCAACAATCAGACCCACCACAACGCACACACCAACCCCAGCACTCACCTcccatcccacacacactccaaccCCAGCCCCAGCCTACTCTCCCACTCGACACCCCTGCTTTACGAAGAGCGCAGCCCCCCCTCCGCCATGAGCGCCCACAAGCGGGATCTGACCCCCCACCCCATGAGCACAGGCCACCGCCAAGGCCCCCTGCCTCACTCCTCATACCTCAAACCTCCCCTGGACTCCTCGCCCCATCAGGAGGACACTAGTGGCTTCTCCCTGTCCCACCAGTCCTACCAGGGCATGGGACACCGTTACCCCTCCCAGGTGGCTCAGGGAGGTGGGGTACTGTGCCAGCTCTTGGACCCAGCCAATGATGAAAGCTTCAGCGTCACCAGCCTGTAA